The sequence below is a genomic window from Denitratisoma sp. DHT3.
CGCCACCTGTGCGGCCTGTTGTTGCAAGCTGGAGGTCATGGTGATGGGGGACGATGACCTCCCGCTGCGACTGACAGCCGAGGATCGGTGGGGCGGATGGGTGATGCTTCGCCTGGACGACGGCTGGTGTGCGGCCCTGGATCGAAACACAATGCGGTGCACGATCTACGAGCGTCGGCCGGTCATATGCCGTGACTATCAGATGGGTGGAAGTGGTTGCCTTGAGGAACGATCCCGAGCGGTTGCGCCATAACTCAGAACCCTAGGGTGATCGTCTCTGGCTTTGCGTCCGCCGGACATCAAGTATCCATGACAGAAACACAGCCTAACAATCCCCTCCATGGCGTCACCCTGGCGACGGTCCTGAACGAACTGGTGGCATGTTACGGCTGGGACGGTCTGGCGCGTCGGATCGATATCCGCTGTTTCAGCCACGAACCCAGCATCGCCTCGAGCCTCAAGTTCCTGCGCCGTACTCCCTGGGCGCGGACGCAGGTGGAGTCGCTATATATCGATATGGTGCGGCAGGGGCCGAGGCAACCA
It includes:
- a CDS encoding YkgJ family cysteine cluster protein encodes the protein MPHADQGSAVACATCAACCCKLEVMVMGDDDLPLRLTAEDRWGGWVMLRLDDGWCAALDRNTMRCTIYERRPVICRDYQMGGSGCLEERSRAVAP
- a CDS encoding VF530 family DNA-binding protein, translating into MTETQPNNPLHGVTLATVLNELVACYGWDGLARRIDIRCFSHEPSIASSLKFLRRTPWARTQVESLYIDMVRQGPRQPRSR